In Macadamia integrifolia cultivar HAES 741 chromosome 12, SCU_Mint_v3, whole genome shotgun sequence, the following are encoded in one genomic region:
- the LOC122058051 gene encoding fasciclin-like arabinogalactan protein 12 produces the protein MMMNMKKQLHLQHSPSVLIIITLLFTTTLAQSPANAPAASGPTPPSPALPGPTASGPAPPSPAASGPALPIPAPPIPAPPIAVPPSPVAAGPAVPGPAASGPASPGPTSVIKILDKAGKFNIFIKLLKSTVIGDQLNSVLNDTNQAITLFAPPDNAFSSLPKGTSLNSFTREQQIKLVQFHVVPMYIPPIQFQTLSNPVRTQAGSSSNGQFPLNLITSGKNVSMTTGIVNATLVHTIYTDGQLAVYEVNKVLLPMQFYVTPAPAPAPALPEPKKKSHPLSAAPSISTVVPSNAVSISRSVGVFFAVAVVAVIAI, from the coding sequence atgatgatgaacatGAAGAAACAGCTTCACCTCCAACATTCCCCATCAGTTCTGATCATTATCACTCTACTCTTCACCACAACCTTGGCTCAGTCACCAGCAAATGCTCCAGCAGCTTCTGGCCCAACCCCTCCTAGCCCAGCCCTTCCCGGACCAACCGCTTCTGGCCCAGCTCCTCCTAGCCCAGCAGCTTCTGGTCCAGCCCTGCCTATCCCAGCCCCTCCTATCCCGGCCCCACCTATCGCAGTCCCTCCTAGCCCAGTCGCTGCTGGCCCAGCCGTTCCTGGCCCAGCTGCTTCTGGTCCAGCCTCTCCTGGCCCAACCAGTGTCATAAAAATCCTAGACAAAGCTGGGAAGTTCAACATATTTATCAAGCTACTGAAGAGCACAGTCATTGGAGACCAGCTGAACTCAGTACTCAATGACACAAACCAAGCCATCACCCTCTTCGCCCCACCAGACAATGCCTTCTCTAGTCTCCCTAAGGGGACTTCCCTTAACTCTTTCACTCGTGAGCAGCAGATAAAATTGGTGCAGTTTCATGTGGTTCCTATGTATATTCCTCCCATACAGTTCCAGACCCTTAGTAACCCTGTTCGTACACAGGCTGGGAGCAGTAGTAATGGCCAATTTCCATTAAATCTCATAACTTCTGGCAAAAATGTGAGTATGACTACTGGAATTGTTAATGCCACTTTGGTCCACACAATCTACACAGATGGGCAGTTGGCTGTGTATGAAGTGAATAAAGTACTCCTGCCTATGCAATTTTATGTTACTCCGGCTCCGGCTCCGGCACCGGCACTGCCTGAGCCAAAGAAGAAGTCCCATCCTTTGTCTGCTGCACCTTcaatttctactgtggttccaTCTAATGCAGTGAGTATCTCAAGGTCCGTTGGGGTTTTCTTTGCAGTTGCAGTAGTTGCAGTCATTGCTATATGA
- the LOC122058050 gene encoding dnaJ protein P58IPK homolog: MTPLMRKFVDFEAWRGFFLPFFILHFVLACQLLLLPPLVSAQDGKPGNAADLLNRVSENVKVKRYSEALNDLNTAIEADPTLSEAYWRRASVLRQLCRYEESEMSYKKFLELKSGTSAAEKELSQLLQARSAFETAINLFEAGDFGKSLDYVDKVVLVFSPACSKAKFLKVKLLLAVKDYSGAIAETGYMLKEDENNLEALLFRGRAYYYLADHDVALRHFQKGLRLDPEHSELKKAYFSLKNLLKKTKSAEDNVDKGKLRLAAEEFKGALAVDPNHAAHNVHLHLGLCKVLVKLGRGKDALSSCSEALNIDEELIEALVQRGEAKLLTEDWEGAVEDLKIAAQKSPQDMNIREALMRAERSLKLSKRKDWYKILGVSKSASISEIKRAYKKLALQWHPDKNVDNREEAEAKFREIAAAYEVLGDDEKRVRYDRGEDIEDMGMGGGGGGGGFNPFGGGGQQFTFHFDGGFPGDFGGFQF, from the exons ATGACGCCATTGATGAGGAAGTTCGTCGATTTCGAGGCCTGGAGAggtttttttctccctttcttcaTCCTCCACTTCGTCCTCGCTTgccaacttcttcttcttccgccGTTGGTTTCTGCTCAAG ATGGAAAACCTGGCAATGCTGCTGACCTGTTAAATAGAGTTTCGGAAAATGTAAAGGTGAAGCGCTATAGTGAGGCTCTCAATGATCTTAATACCGCTATAGAGGCTGATCCAACACTTTCAGAGGCATACTGGCGTCGTGCATCTGTACTTCGTCAATTATGCAG ATATGAGGAATCTGAGATGAGCTACAAAAAGTTTTTGGAGCTAAAATCTGGAACTTCTGCTGCGGAAAAGGAACTTTCTCAACTGTTGCAGGCTCGGAGTGCTTTTGAAACAGCTATTAATCTTTTTGAGGCAGGCGATTTTGGAAAATCTTTGGATTATGTAGATAAAGTTGTCCTTGTTTTCTCACCTGCATGCTCAAAG GCAAAATTCCTAAAAGTGAAGTTATTATTAGCAGTAAAAGACTACTCTGGTGCCATAGCAGAGACGGGATATATGctcaaagaagatgagaataatCTGGAGGCGCTACTGTTTCGTGGGCGTGCCTATTATTATCTGGCTGATCATGATGTTGCTTTAAG ACATTTCCAGAAAGGTCTCCGCCTGGATCCAGAACACAGTGAACTAAAGAAAGCATACTTTAGTTTGAAAAATCTATTGAAGAAGACTAAAAGC GCAGAAGATAATGTGGATAAGGGTAAGCTGCGGTTGGCAGCGGAAGAGTTCAAAGGGGCCCTTGCAGTGGATCCTAACCATGCTGCGCATAATGTCCATCTTCATCTTGGGTTGTGTAAGGTCTTGGTCAAGCTTGGCAGGGGAAAGGATGCACTCAGTAGTTGCTCAGAAGCACTAAATATTGATGAAGAGCTTATTGAAGCTCTAGTCCAG AGGGGTGAAGCCAAACTTTTGACAGAAGATTGGGAGGGTGCTGTGGAAGATTTGAAAATAGCAGCTCAGAAATCACCTCAG GATATGAATATCCGAGAAGCATTAATGAGGGCAGAGAGATCTTTGAAATTGAGCAAACGCAAGGACTGGTACAAGATTCTAGGAGTATCAAAAAGTGCCTCTATATCAGAAATTAAACGTGCATACAAGAAGCTTGCTTTACAATGGCACCCAGATAAGAATGTTGACAATAGAGAGGAAGCTGAAGCTAAATTCCGAGAAATAGCTGCTGCATATGAG GTACTTGGAGATGATGAGAAACGTGTAAGATATGACAGAGGTGAAGACATAGAGGACATGGGTAtgggtggcggtggtggtggtggtggtttcaACCCTTTCGGTGGTGGGGGACAGCAATTCACTTTCCACTTTGATGGGGGTTTCCCTGGTGATTTTGGTGGATTTCAGTTTTGA
- the LOC122058054 gene encoding fasciclin-like arabinogalactan protein 12, with amino-acid sequence MMKMKKQLHLQHSSSVLLIMITLLFTTTLAQSPTDITAILKKAGNFNIFIRLLKSTGLGEQINSELKISNQGLTLFVPPDNAFSYLPRGTLNSFTGEQLIELVQFHELPTYVPLIQFQTLSNPLVTKAGNSYDGQFPLNVSTSGLDVNMITGVVKAKVTSTIYTDGKFAVYQVDKVLLPMEFHVTLAPALAPSESKKKSDSSSAPSSSSVLSSIAVRIIRYIGFSFAVAVIAI; translated from the coding sequence atgatgaaaatgaagaaacaGCTACACCTCCAACATTCCTCATCAGTTCTACTGATCATGATCACCCTCCTTTTCACCACAACTTTAGCTCAGTCACCTACTGACATCACAGCAATCCTAAAGAAGGCTGGGAACTTCAACATCTTTATCAGGCTACTGAAGAGCACTGGACTTGGAGAGCAAATCAACTCAGAACTCAAAATATCAAACCAAGGCCTCACCCTCTTTGTTCCACCAGACAATGCCTTCTCCTATCTCCCACGAGGTACCCTTAACTCCTTCACTGGTGAGCAGCTGATTGAGTTGGTGCAGTTTCATGAGCTCCCTACTTATGTTCCTCTCATACAGTTCCAGACTCTGAGCAACCCTCTTGTCACGAAGGCAGGGAACAGCTATGATGGCCAGTTTCCATTAAATGTCTCGACCTCTGGCCTAGATGTGAACATGATTACTGGAGTTGTTAAGGCCAAAGTGACCAGCACAATCTACACAGATGGGAAATTCGCTGTGTATCAAGTGGATAAAGTGCTCCTCCCCATGGAATTTCATGTTACATTGGCACCGGCTCTGGCTCCATCTGAGTCGAAGAAGAAGTCCGACTCATCATCTGCCCCTTCAAGTTCTTCTGTGCTTTCATCTATTGCCGTGAGGATCATAAGATATATCGGGTTTTCCTTTGCAGTTGCAGTCATTGCtatatga
- the LOC122058053 gene encoding fasciclin-like arabinogalactan protein 12, which produces MNMRKQLHLQHSSSVLLIMITLLFTTTLALSPTIAPAPSGPTPPSPAPPSLAPSSPAPKPHKKSPAHTNITAILEKAGKFNIFIRLLKSTGLGEQINSQLKKSNQGLTLFAPPDTAFSYLPQGTLNSFSGQQLIELVQFHELPNYVPIIQFQTMSNPIVTQAGNSYDGQFPLNVSTSGQNVSIDTGVVKANVDTTIYSDGQFAVYEVDKVLLPLEFHVSQAPVTAMAPSKPKMMSFPSSDAPSISSVVSSIAVRIIRYIGVSFAVAVIAL; this is translated from the coding sequence ATGAACATGAGGAAACAGCTTCACCTCCAACATTCCTCATCAGTTCTACTGATCATGATCACCCTCCTCTTCACCACAACCTTAGCTCTGTCACCTACAATTGCTCCAGCCCCTTCTGGCCCAACCCCTCCTAGCCCAGCCCCTCCTAGCCTAGCCCCTTCTAGCCCTGCCCCTAAGCCACATAAAAAAAGTCCAGCCCATACCAATATCACAGCAATCCTAGAGAAGGCTGGGAAGTTCAACATCTTTATCAGGCTATTGAAGAGCACAGGACTTGGAGAGCAGATCAACTCACAACtcaaaaaatcaaaccaaggCCTCACCCTCTTTGCTCCACCAGACACTGCCTTCTCCTATCTCCCACAGGGGACCCTTAACTCCTTCAGTGGTCAGCAGCTTATAGAGTTGGTGCAGTTTCATGAGCTCCCTAATTATGTTCCAATAATACAGTTCCAGACTATGAGCAACCCTATTGTTACACAGGCAGGAAACAGCTATGATGGCCAGTTTCCGTTAAATGTTTCAACTTCTGGACAAAATGTGAGTATTGATACTGGAGTTGTTAAAGCCAATGTGGATACCACAATCTACTCAGATGGGCAGTTTGCTGTGTATGAAGTAGATAAAGTTCTTCTCCCCTTGGAATTTCATGTTTCGCAGGCTCCGGTGACAGCTATGGCACCATCTAAGCCAAAGATGATGTCCTTTCCATCATCTGATGCTCCTTCAATTTCTTCTGTGGTTTCATCTATTGCTGTGAGGATCATAAGGTACATTGGGGTTTCCTTTGCAGTTGCAGTCATTGCTTTATAA